A stretch of Lathyrus oleraceus cultivar Zhongwan6 chromosome 6, CAAS_Psat_ZW6_1.0, whole genome shotgun sequence DNA encodes these proteins:
- the LOC127096454 gene encoding uncharacterized protein LOC127096454, whose product MNIESGYIVHSDMFPKVNVSNDVKSDVVDDDIKLHEVKDDVKLIVVEIDVGQHFINEQTFTVREHMFEWVCMKVRKLGFDVVIRMSGNSSKRRQAFATIRCDRSDTYVPPIQKLKRDDIESRKCGCPFKFCGYCKVNDTWKFNVIYGIHNHVLQTELVGHPIICRLKPGEKEIVSDMSLIRVASKNILADLKRKRPENVSNIKQLLDDNQYVSRYKVFRKKSLLPLLEVIGVTSNENTLLVGFSFLESEEDVNITWALEICKTLLKEQENMLNIIIIDQDTALMNSVEKVFPTSYALIG is encoded by the exons ATGAACATTGAGTCCGGAT ATATAGTGCACTCGGATATGTTTCCCAAAGTTAATGTAAGTAATGATGTAAAATCGGATGTAGTGGATGATGATATTAAACTGCATGAAGTGAAGGATGATGTTAAACTTATTGTTGTCGAGATAGATGTTGGTCAACATTTTATAAATGAACAAACGTTTACTGTTCGTGAACATATGTTTGAATGGGTCTGCATGAAGGTCAGGAAATTGGGGTTTGACGTTGTAATCAGAATGTCTGGCAATAGTTCAAAAAGAAGGCAAGCATTTGCAACCATAAGATGCGACAGAAGTGACACATATGTTCCACCGATTCAAAAGTTGAAACGTGATGACATCGAATCGAGAAAATGTGGTTGTCCATTTAAATTTTGTGGATATTGTAAGGTGAATGATACATGGAAATTTAATGTGATTTATGGTATACATAATCATGTTTTGCAAACCGAGCTAGTCGGTCATCCCATCATATGTCGCCTTAAACCAGGAGAGAAGGAAATTGTTTCTGACATGTCTTTAATCAGGGTGGCGTCGAAAAACATACTTGCAGATTTGAAACGGAAAAGACCTGAAAATGTTTCAAATATCAAACAG CTTTTGGATGATAACCAATATGTTTCTAGGTACAAAGTTTTTAGGAAAAAGTCATT GCTTCCGCTTCTAGAAGTTATTGGTGTTACTTCTAATGAGAATACTCTTTTAGTGGGATTTTCCTTTTTGGAATCCGAAGAAGATGTCAACATTACATGGGCCTTGGAAATATGTAAGACTTTGTTGAAGGAACAAGAAAACATGTTAAATATAATTATCATTGACCAAGACACTGCATTGATGAATTCGGTTGAAAAGGTGTTTCCTACATCATACGCATTAATTGGTTGA
- the LOC127092405 gene encoding serine/threonine-protein kinase ATR, whose product MAKANLSSLVHELRERIAASSSSSSPSPNNPADDDVLELRFRTVLPNLLHAYVPPSSSGNDREVIAVVKLISRTAINFPGVFYHGKATAILPIIARLLPFFADPIFRSRHDVFFEAIGSLLSLLRSGARDSYRQFFLDSMFLIQDVLHVASLNVNGPSKVTIKCFSESFSGVEDLPPTNKPVDGWGLLIDLSSKSRWQPFATWILKLLSKCLTEGTLYVEGLIHASFVSSACSLLCFGDSDLHMACFDFVHVIATVTNYDIIPYERIIRSIIIILDLDKEGLPFFRNLTYDLSLGVCLNTLHSSCPEDIVRLTAADLVGVFFGSLWRTKSQQLKAALCSAYARIAQVCSPHVWKPEHLISALYRPEPCLPLIECFQVAVSTLGPHLVGGIQGNNKNGALLSNENKPIERTGHGQKRSIQDMDNFKIKRQKLSKEIDVADASIEVECKYSCIVTCQRVEDYANHMNKSLLSFIQSLNAPAVGPGSLKPDIALSALSVLCIAFSIYPESDVSIRIFEQMLAWLPWITEQVKQGNSISVDISTYLEGIHSVLLLQSASFKENNPLQDGNYHVDLMLAVLKLPWTHTLLVIDNQLPWKIKCLALQVLSKLGPSLSSEVVLDVLDLGLHDEAEEVRTEAAISLPVIVLWSGLDVSPSVFKRMEYLRTDKEVKKLLPISLGLLSCLYGCRRAVSGLPRNECKLFLKGKGGRSSWTIDDLLQGFSCSKCDKKFIRNHNERYPPIILRSDMCGADAQVSLDCSFMLLQSLFFDLLFDESSEDVQISCVKIIHRILAHSAPDILLNTRLEWIKCVEYLLTSRSKELRDAFCNHISSFMDDHILSVIFSGDTGKSKEQKFLDTVKQAIIVADSPLIFETLMESTAEIMVSVDIGSKLFLSSLILLIDQLDSVHVTVRMNASRLIHKSCHFHLKGGLELILSKDAHIRNELYDYLSERLASRPDLVREFAEAVFGVETEELVKKMIPSVLPKLVVSQQYNSQAVGTLHELAKCVNTDMVLLIVNWLPNVLAFALHQTDEQQLISAVQFYHENIGSDKKEIFEAALPALLDELVCFTDAGDSNEISKRIARVPQMIKGIAKVLTGAEDLPGFLRSHFVRLLNSIDRKMLHSDDFLLRKQALKRIEMLIRMMGSHLNTYVPKLMVLLLHAIDKESLQMDGLSVLHFFIKQLAKVSPSSIKHIISQVFASLLPFLERDKENPSIHLDKVVKILQELVFKNKVILKQNISEFPPLPSIPALVQVNHAIENARGTMALKDQLRDVVDGLNHENLNVRYMVACELRKLLNLRWKDIADLVIAEAGTDLDVLSSLITSLLRGCAEESRTTVGQRLKLVCADCLGALGAADPAKVKGFSCQRFKIQCSDDDLIFELIHKHLARAFRSAPDTVIQDSAALAIQELLKFAGCEASLDENASTTIKTTNSGNEMNNRGQKLWDRFSNYVKEIIAPCLTSRFQLPKVADSTSAGPIYRPSMSFRRWIFYWIRKLTVHATESRASIFNACRGIVRHDMQTAIYLLPYLVLNVVCHGTQEARHSITQEILSVLDAVASENSGASVHGFSGGQSEVCIQSVFNLLDNLGQWVDDVEQELALSLSQSSVSKQQKSKDQSPVSLTGQDQLIVQCKYVSELLSAIPKVTLARASLICQAYARSLMYFESHVREKSGTFNPAAERSGIFEDEDVSHLMEIYSCLDEPDGLSGLSCLSKSLRLQDQLLMNKKAGNWADVLTSCEQALQMEPTSVQRHSDVLNCLLNMCHLQAMVTHVDGLVSRIPQYKKAWCMQGVQAAWRLGRWDLMDEYLSGAEDDSLVCSSSESNASFDLNVAKILQAMMKRDHFSVAEKIALTKQSLIASLAAAGMDSYTRAYPFVVKLHFLRELEDFHSLLGDDSFLEKSFHLDDPAFSKLVDNWENRLRITQSSLWAREPLLAFRRLIFGASGLGAQVGNCWLQYSKLCRLAGHYETANRAVLEAQASGAPNVHMEKAKLLWSTRRSDGAIAVLQQSLLNMPVEVLGAAAISSITSLSLVPLNPPPIVCESQAPNENRDIAKTLLLYSRWTHYTGQKQKEDLISLYTRVRELQPQWEEGYFYMAKYCDEVLGDARKRQEENSELGPRRVPLATAVVGSSKLNNEKRWWCYIPDVLLFYARGLHKGNKNLFRALPRLLTLWFDFGSKYLRSGSSQKDLEDVHKKALSVMRGCLRDLPPYHWLTVLPQLVSRICHQNVDVVRIVKDIITSVLIEYPQQGLWIMAAVSKSTVPSRREAAAVIIQAARNGFNSGSNANSLFVQFASLIDHLIKLCFHAGQSRAKTINLSTEFSALKRMMPLGIIMPIQQSLTVNLPAYDGNLGDSLMSNIFSATDLPTILGIADEAEILSSLQRPKKIILLGSDGLARPFLCKPKDDLRKDARMMEFTAIFNRLLSKYPESRRRKLYIRTFAVIPLTEDCGLVEWVPHTRGLRQILQDIYITCGKFDQRKTNPQIKRIYDQCQGKVPEDEMLKDKILPMFPPVFHKWFLTTFSEPAAWFRARVAYAHTTAVWSMVGHIVGLGDRHGENILFDSTTGDCVHVDFSCLFDKGLQLEKPELVPFRLTQNMIDGLGITGYEGIFLRVCEITLSVLRTHRETLISVLETFIHDPLVEWTKTQRSSGVEVQNPHAQRAISNIEARLEGVVVGVGAAPSLPLAVEGQARRLIAEAVSHKNLGKMYIWWMPWL is encoded by the exons ATGGCGAAAGCAAACCTATCTAGTTTAGTACACGAACTTCGAGAACGCATAGCagcatcttcttcttcatcttctccctcTCCAAACAACCCCGCAGACGACGACGTTTTGGAGCTCAGGTTCCGTACCGTCCTCCCCAATCTCCTCCACGCTTACGTCCCCCCTTCTTCCTCCG GTAACGATAGAGAAGTCATTGCTGTAGTGAAACTCATCTCTCGCACGGCAATAAACTTCCCCGGAGTGTTTTATCACGGCAAAGCCACCGCTATTTTACCTATCATTGCTCGTTTACTACCGTTTTTCGCTGATCCTATTTTTAG ATCTCGTCATGATGTCTTCTTTGAAGCTATCGGTTCTCTTTTATCTTTACTTCGTTCAGGTGCACGAGATTCTTATAGACAGTTCTTCCTTGATTCCATGTTTCTCATTCAAG ATGTTTTACACGTGGCTTCGCTTAATGTGAATGGACCCTCTAAGGTGACAATTAAGTGTTTTTCCGAATCCTTCTCTGGAGTTGAAGATCTTCCACCAACCAATAAACCAGTTGATGGTTGGGGTTTATTGATTGATCTGAGTAGCAAAAGCAGGTGGCAACCTTTTGCAACTTGGATTTTGAAGCTACTTAGTAAATGTCTAACTGAAGGAACACTTTATGTTGAAGGATTGATCCATGCTTCGTTTGTCTCTTCCGCATGTTCTCTTTTATGCTTTGGGGATTCTGATCTGCATATG GCATGCTTTGACTTTGTGCACGTCATTGCGACGGTGACAAACTATGATATAATTCCTTATGAGAGAATAATCCGCTCAATAATTATCATCTTGGATTTGGACAAGGAGGGGCTTCCTTTTTTCAG AAACTTGACTTATGATTTATCGCTGGGAGTTTGCCTCAATACCCTCCATTCTAGCTGTCCAGAAGACATTGTCAGGTTAACGGCTGCTGATTTAGTTGGTGTATTCTTTGGATCACTGTGGAGAACCAAGAGCCAGCAACTTAAG GCTGCACTATGCAGTGCTTATGCTAGAATTGCTCAAGTTTGCTCTCCTCATGTCTGGAAGCCAGAGCATCTCATATCTGCACTCTATCGTCCAGAACCATGTTTGCCATTGATAGAGTGCTTTCAAGTAGCTGTATCTACCCTTGGTCCACATCTTGTTGGGGGAATCCAAGGAAACAATAAGAATGGAGCCCTTTTATCGAATGAAAATAAGCCAATTGAAAGGACGGGGCATGGCCAAAAGAGGTCCATTCAGGATATGGATAATTTTAAGATCAAACGCCAAAAATTAAGTAAAGAAATTGATGTTGCAGATGCCAGTATTGAGGTGGAATGTAAATATAGTTGTATAGTTACTTGCCAAAGAGTAGAAGATTATGCTAACCATATGAATAAATCTCTTCTATCATTTATTCAATCATTAAATGCTCCTGCCGTTGGACCTGGTTCTTTGAAGCCAGATATTGCTTTATCTGCACTTAGCGTTCTATGCATTGCCTTCTCTATTTATCCAGAAAGCGATGTGTCTATTAGAATCTTTGAGCAGATGCTTGCATGGCTTCCTTGGATAACTGAGCAG GTGAAACAAGGGAATTCAATTTCTGTAGATATCTCCACTTATCTAGAAGGAATTCACAGCGTATTGCTTTTGCAAA GCGCCTCTTTCAAAGAGAACAACCCATTACAAGATGGGAATTACCATGTAGACCTTATGCTTGCCGTGCTTAAACTTCCCTGGACTCATACGCTCCTTGTTATTGATAATCAACTGCCATGGAAAATTAaatgccttgctcttcaagtaTTATCAAAGTTAGGTCCAAGCTTAAGCAGTGAAGTTGTTCTTGATGTTTTGGATTTAGGTCTTCATGATGAAGCTGAAGAAGTCAGGACTGAAGCAGCTATTTCTTTGCCAGTGATAGTTTTGTGGTCTGGTCTTGATGTATCACCTTCTGTCTTTAAAAGGATGGA GTACTTAAGAACagataaagaggttaagaaaCTTCTTCCCATATCTCTTGGCCTATTGTCATGCCTTTATGGATGCAGACGAGCTGTATCTGGTCTTCCTAGGAACGAGTGCAAGTTATTTCTAAAGGGGAAAGGTGGAAGATCAAGTTGGACAATAGATGATTTACTGCAAGGTTTCAGCTGTTCAAAATGTGATAAAAAATTTATTCGCAATCACAATGAGCGGTATCCTCCCATCATTCTTCGATCTGATATGTGTGGAGCAGATGCACAAGTTAGTTTAGACTGTAGTTTCATGCTGCTGCAATCTTTATTTTTTGACCTTCTTTTTGATGAGTCATCAGAGGATGTCCAGATTTCCTGTGTGAAAATTATTCATCGCATCCTTGCACACAGTGCCCCTGATATTCTGCTCAATACAAGGCTTGAATGGATAAAGTGTGTAGAATATCTATTGACTAGTAGGAGCAAGGAATTGAGAGATGCATTTTGCAATCATATTAGTTCCTTTATGGATGACCATATTTTGAGCGTAATATTTTCCGGAGATACAGGCAAAAGCAAGGAGCAAAAATTCTTGGATACAGTTAAACAAGCCATTATAGTTGCCGATAGTCCACTTATATTTGAGACTTTAATGGAATCTACAGCAGAAATAATGGTTTCTGTTGATATAGGTAGCAAACTGTTCTTATCTTCTCTTATACTGTTGATTGATCAGCTTGATAGCGTACATGTGACTGTGAGAATGAATGCGTCAAGATTAATACACAAATCGTGTCATTTCCATCTTAAAGGAGGTCTTGAACTAATTCTTTCTAAAGATGCTCATATTCGTAATGAACTGTATGATTATCTCTCTGAGAGACTTGCTAGCCGCCCAGATTTAGTGAGGGAGTTTGCAGAAGCTGTTTTTGGTGTTGAGACTGAAGAGCTTGTCAAGAAAATGATTCCTTCTGTTCTTCCAAAGCTTGTGGTGTCTCAGCAGTATAATAGTCAAGCAGTTGGCACCTTACATGAGTTGGCCAAGTGTGTGAACACTGATATGGTGCTTCTGATTGTTAATTGGCTTCCAAATGTGCTTGCTTTTGCTCTTCATCAAACAGATGAACAACAGCTAATTTCTGCTGTGCAGTTTTACCATGAAAATATTGGTTCTGACAAGAAGGAAATATTTGAAGCTGCTTTACCGGCTCTTTTAGATGAACTTGTATGCTTTACTGATGCTGGTGATTCAAATGAGATAAGCAAAAG AATAGCTAGAGTGCCTCAGATGATTAAAGGCATTGCTAAAGTTCTCACTGGTGCAGAAGATCTTCCAGGCTTTTTGAGGAGTCATTTTGTCAGACTTCTGAATAGCATAGACCGAAAAATGCTCCATTCTGATGATTTCTTGCTTCGTAAACAAGCATTAAAACGAATTGAGATGCTAATTAGAATGATGGGTTCTCATCTTAATACTTATGTGCCAAAACTGATGGTGCTTCTCTTGCATGCTATTGATAAAGAATCACTGCAAATGGATGGGCTATCTGTCTTGCATTTTTTCATAAAGCAATTGGCTAAAGTTTCACCATCGAGCATTAAGCATATAATTTCTCAAGTTTTTGCTTCTCTTCTTCCCTTCTTGGAAAGAGACAAAGAAAATCCGTCAATACATTTAGACAAAGTGGTAAAAATTTTACAAGAACTTGTTTTTAAGAATAAGGTTATCCTAAAGCAGAATATATCTGAGTTCCCCCCGCTTCCCAGTATACCTGCTTTGGTGCAAGTGAACCATGCAATTGAGAATGCTCGTGGGACAATGGCTTTGAAGGATCAACTACGTGACGTGGTTGATGGCTTAAATCATGAGAACTTAAATGTGAGGTACATGGTAGCATGTGAGCTTCGCAAGCTTCTGAACTTGAGATGGAAGGATATTGCAGATCTAGTCATTGCTGAAGCTGGTACAGACCTGGATGTTTTGAGCTCTCTAATCACATCCTTATTAAGAGGATGTGCAGAAGAATCAAGGACCACAGTTGGGCAGCGGTTGAAGTTGGTCTGTGCGGATTGTCTTGGGGCCCTTGGTGCTGCTGACCCTGCTAAGGTAAAAGGTTTTTCATGTCAACGTTTCAAAATTCAATGCTCCGATGATGACCTCATATTTGAGCTGATCCACAAACATCTAGCTCGGGCATTTAGATCTGCACCTGATACTGTTATCCAAGACTCTGCTGCATTGGCTATACAGGAGTTGCTAAAGTTTGCTGGTTGTGAGGCGTCACTGGATGAGAATGCTTCAACTACGATTAAGACTACCAATAGTGGTAATGAGATGAATAATAGGGGCCAGAAATTATGGGATAGGTTTTCTAATTATGTGAAAGAGATAATAGCCCCATGTTTAACGTCTAGGTTTCAGCTTCCTAAAGTAGCTGACTCAACATCTGCTGGCCCTATTTACCGCCCATCTATGTCATTTAGAAGATGGATTTTCTATTGGATAAGAAAACTGACTGTGCATGCCACTGAATCTCGTGCAAGCATCTTTAATGCTTGTCGAGGTATTGTACGCCATGATATGCAAACAGCAATATATTTGCTTCCCTACTTGGTTCTTAATGTTGTATGTCATGGAACTCAGGAGGCACGTCACAGCATAACACAGGAAATCCTATCTGTTCTTGATGCAGTTGCATCAGAGAACAGTGGAGCTTCAGTTCATGGATTCAGTGGTGGTCAAAGTGAAGTTTGTATTCAATCTGTGTTCAATCTTCTTGATAATCTTGGGCAATGGGTGGATGATGTTGAACAAGAACTTGCTCTTTCCCTTTCTCAATCATCTGTTTCTAAGCAACAAAAGTCAAAGGATCAAAGTCCAGTTTCCTTGACAGGTCAGGACCAACTCATTGTACAATGTAAATATGTTTCAGAGCTTCTATCCGCGATTCCGAAGGTGACTCTTGCTAGGGCTTCTTTAATATGCCAGGCTTATGCAAGGTCGTTGATGTACTTTGAGTCCCATGTAAGGGAAAAGTCTGGCACTTTTAACCCTGCTGCCGAGAGGAGTGGCATCTTTGAGGATGAAGATGTCTCACATCTTATGGAAATATACAGCTGTTTGGATGAGCCTGATGGACTATCTGGCTTGTCATGTTTAAGTAAATCTTTGAGGTTACAAGATCAGCTTTTAATGAACAAAAAGGCTGGTAATTGGGCCGATGTATTAACTTCTTGCGAACAAGCTTTGCAGATGGAACCAACCTCAGTTCAGAGGCATTCGGATGTCCTTAACTGCTTACTAAACATGTGCCACCTTCAGGCCATGGTCACTCATGTTGATGGTTTAGTTTCTAGGATTCCTCAGTACAAGAAAGCATGGTGCATGCAAGGTGTGCAGGCTGCCTGGAGGCTTGGAAGGTGGGATTTGATGGATGAGTATCTTAGTGGAGCTGAAGATGACAGTTTAGTTTGCAGTAGCTCGGAAAGTAATGCTTCATTTGATTTGAATGTCGCAAAGATTCTCCAAGCAATGATGAAGAGAGATCACTTCTCAGTTGCAGAGAAAATTGCTTTAACCAAGCAGTCACTAATTGCTTCCTTAGCCGCTGCAGGAATGGATTCTTATACGCGGGCCTACCCATTTGTTGTAAAACTTCACTTTCTACGGGAGTTGGAGGACTTTCATTCTCTTCTGGGAGATGACTCTTTCTTAGAGAAATCATTTCATTTAGATGATCCAGCTTTCTCTAAATTAGTGGACAACTGGGAAAATCGACTTAGAATTACACAGTCATCACTCTGGGCAAGGGAGCCACTCTTAGCTTTCAGGAGATTGATTTTTGGTGCAAGTGGTCTTGGTGCTCAAGTTGGCAATTGCTGGCTTCAATATTCAAAACTATGTCGCTTGGCTGGTCATTATGAAACAGCCAACAGAGCAGTTTTAGAAGCCCAGGCGTCCGGTGCACCTAATGTCCACATGGAAAAAGCAAAACTCCTCTGGAGCACTCGGCGGTCTGATGGTGCCATTGCAGTGCTACAACAGTCTCTCTTGAACATGCCTGTTGAGGTCTTAGGCGCTGCTGCGATTTCATCTATTACAAGCCTTTCCCTTGTACCACTCAATCCACCACCTATTGTTTGTGAAAGTCAAGCTCCAAATGAGAACAGAGACATTGCAAAGACCCTTCTTCTGTACTCAAGATGGACTCATTACACTGGGCAGAAACAGAAGGAAGATTTAATAAGTCTTTATACCAGGGTGAGGGAACTGCAGCCTCAATGGGAAGAAGGATACTTCTACATGGCTAAGTATTGTGATGAAGTGCTTGGTGATGCCAGGAAACGCCAAGAGGAGAATTCTGAACTTGGCCCTAGACGAGTTCCTTTGGCAACTGCTGTTGTTGGCTCTTCAAAATTAAATAATGAGAAGCGTTGGTGGTGTTATATTCCTGATGTGCTGTTATTCTATGCAAGAGGACTTCACAAAGGAAACAAGAACCTATTTCGGGCACTTCCAAGGTTATTAACCCTCTGGTTTGACTTTGGAAGCAAGTATCTAAGAAGTGGTTCGTCACAAAAGGATTTAGAGGATGTGCATAAGAAG GCACTGAGTGTTATGAGAGGCTGTTTGAGGGATTTACCACCATACCATTGGTTGACCGTGCTACCTCAATTGGTTTCAAGAATTTGCCATCAAAATGTAGACGTTGTTCGAATAGTCAAAGATATCATTACCTCTGTTCTCATAGAGTATCCACAACAGGGCCTATGGATTATGGCTGCAGTTTCAAAATCTACTGTTCCTTCAAGGCGTGAAGCAGCAGCTGTAATCATACAAGCTGCACGTAATGGTTTCAACTCAGGAAGTAATGCCAACAGTTTATTTGTTCAATTTGCTAGCCTGATTGACCATTTGATCAAGTTATGCTTCCATGCTGGTCAGTCAAGAGCAAAGACAATTAATCTCTCAACTGAATTTAGTGCTCTAAAGAGGATGATGCCCCTGGGAATTATAATGCCAATTCAACAATCTCTCACTGTAAATCTGCCAGCATATGATGGGAATCTGGGTGATTCACTTATGTCTAATATATTTTCTGCCACAGATCTTCCTACTATATTAGGCATTGCTGACGAGGCTGAAATTCTATCATCTCTTCAGCGACCTAAGAAA ATCATTCTACTGGGAAGTGACGGTCTTGCGCGCCCGTTCCTATGCAAACCCAAGGACGACCTCCGCAAAGATGCTCGCATGATGGAGTTCACAGCCATTTTTAACCGACTGTTATCCAAATATCCTGAAAGCCGTAGAAGGAAGCTATATATTCGCACATTTGCGGTGATTCCTCTGACAGAGGACTGTGGTCTGGTAGAGTGGGTACCCCACACTCGTGGGCTTCGACAAATTCTTCAAGACATATATATTACTTGTGGAAAGTTTGATCAGCGGAAAACAAACCCTCAAATTAAGCGAATTTATGATCAATGCCAAGGTAAAGTGCCGGAGGATGAGATGCTGAAGGATAAAATACTTCCAATGTTTCCTCCTGTTTTCCACAAATGGTTCTTGACAACATTTTCTGAGCCTGCTGCCTGGTTCAGGGCACGTGTTGCTTATGCTCACACGACTGCTGTTTGGTCCATGGTTGGGCATATTGTCGGACTGGGTGACCGGCACGGTGAAAACATTCTTTTTGATTCTACCACCGGTGATTGTGTTCACGTTGATTTCAGTTGCTTATTTGACAAAGGTTTGCAATTGGAGAAACCCGAGCTTGTTCCTTTCAGGCTAACACAG AACATGATTGATGGCTTAGGCATCACAGGATATGAGGGTATCTTCTTGAGGGTTTGCGAAATCACACTTTCTGTATTGAGGACACACAGGGAGACTCTCATAAGCGTGCTTGAAACTTTTATCCACGATCCTCTCGTGGAATGGACAAAAACTCAGAGGTCCAGCGGCGTAGAAGTTCAGAATCCACACGCACAG CGAGCCATTAGTAATATTGAGGCAAGGTTAGAAGGAGTGGTTGTTGGTGTTGGAGCTGCACCTTCATTACCTCTAGCTGTAGAAGGTCAAGCTCGTAGGCTAATTGCTGAAGCAGTCTCTCACAAGAATCTTGGAAAGATGTATATATGGTGGATGCCTTGGCTCTAA